A genome region from Cucurbita pepo subsp. pepo cultivar mu-cu-16 chromosome LG02, ASM280686v2, whole genome shotgun sequence includes the following:
- the LOC111789199 gene encoding uncharacterized protein LOC111789199, with protein MCPLRFILIFLSATLAGFFVLRNLKSQPQDFEADDNSDAHSNDLSSNSTSSKVTSAMQSGFWTVVDMASGRYLWRHLFPSSQKRSD; from the exons ATGTGTCCCCTGAGATTTATTCTCATATTTCTCTCTGCGACTCTTGCCGGCTTCTTCGTTCTCCGTAATCTCAAATCGCAACCTCAAGATTTCGAAGCCGACGATAATTCCGATGCGCATTCCAACGATTTGTCTTCCAATTCTACCTCCTCCAAG GTGACTTCGGCTATGCAATCTGGATTCTGGACGGTGGTTGACATGGCCAGTGGCCGCTACTTGTGGAGGCATTTGTTTCCGTCGTCTCAGAAGCGTTCTGATTGA
- the LOC111789030 gene encoding peroxidase P7-like has translation MNIIIFAALLFTAVSGTAAAGSSSSHLSKKFYHTSCPNLFPIVKSILKHQISKERRIGASLLRLHFHDCFVNGCDASVLLDDHGSFIGEQNANPNKNSLRSFNVIDKIKSRVEKSCPGVVSCADILTIAARDSVALLGGPFWNVKLGRRDSKTASFSDANSGLLPSPNSNLSVLISTFKKQGLSTTDMVALSGGHTIGLARCSQFKTRIYKKSNIDTGFAKKRQRQCPKEQRIGIDNLAPFDIQTPMDFDNKYFDNLIKKKGLLHSDQVLFSGGSTDSLVKKYSRDSEAFNRDFVRAMIKMAHIQPLTGSNGEIRKVCGRPN, from the exons atgaatattataatattcgCGGCCTTGCTTTTCACGGCGGTTTCCGGCACGGCAGCCGCCGGCAGCTCCTCCTCTCATCTCTCCAAAAAGTTCTACCACACCAGCTGTCCTAACCTCTTCCCCATCGTCAAATCCATCCTTAAACATCAAATCTCAAAGGAACGACGCATCGGAGCTTCTCTCCTCCGTCTCCACTTCCACGACTGTTTCGTCAAC GGATGCGATGCATCAGTATTGCTAGACGATCACGGGTCATTCATAGGCGAGCAAAATGCAAATCCCAACAAAAACTCGCTTAGAAGTTTCAATGTGATCGATAAAATCAAGTCTAGAGTTGAGAAGTCGTGTCCTGGCGTAGTGTCGTGTGCTGATATCTTGACTATTGCTGCTCGGGATTCCGTTGCATTG CTTGGAGGGCCGTTTTGGAATGTTAAACTCGGGCGAAGAGACTCGAAAACAGCAAGCTTTTCTGATGCCAATAGCGGATTGCTTCCTTCACCAAACTCCAATCTCTCCGTTCTAATCTCTACGTTTAAAAAACAAGGCCTTTCTACCACCGACATGGTTGCCCTCTCAG GAGGTCACACTATTGGACTAGCGAGATGCAGTCAATTCAAAACCCGCATATACAAGAAGAGCAATATCGACACTGGATTTGCAAAGAAGAGACAGCGACAGTGTCCCAAAGAACAACGCATAGGTATCGACAATCTTGCTCCATTCGACATCCAAACGCCCATGGATTTCGACAACAAATACTTCGACAACCTTATTAAGAAGAAAGGTCTGCTACATTCCGACCAGGTGCTGTTTTCTGGCGGCTCCACTGACTCTCTAGTTAAAAAGTACAGCCGAGACAGTGAGGCCTTCAATCGAGACTTCGTTCGAGCCATGATTAAGATGGCTCACATCCAACCCCTCACTGGGTCCAACGGCGAGATTAGAAAAGTCTGCGGAAGACCCAATTGA